A portion of the Polaribacter cellanae genome contains these proteins:
- a CDS encoding Gfo/Idh/MocA family protein has protein sequence MSSRRNFIKKSVVAGAGIAMVPNLSFGNNNVNKQEKLKVGLIGVGLRGTNHLNNLLHRNDVEVTTICDIDPNRISIALKRFEKFGKKKPKVFGKGEYDYKNLLDSKDVSAVIIATPWLWHARMAKDSMKAGKYTGLEVSAANTMEECWDLVNVHEETGSHLMILENVNYRRDVLAVLNMVKQNVFGEMVHFRCGYQHDLRFVKLNDGKSAYGKGVEFGEKGISESAWRTQHSLLRNADVYPTHGVGPIATMIDINRGNRFTSISSNASKGIGLHNYIVKNGGKDHPNAKLKFKQGDVITSTIETALGETIIVTHDCNLPRPYSLGFRVQGANGLWEVDGNRMYIEGESKPHRWDDASDWLKKYDHPLWKKYGEKAMGAGHGGMDFFVINSFVESAKQNIAPPLDAYDAAAWSSITPLSELSIENNGEPQDFPDFTRGNWVKRKPYKWIKDTY, from the coding sequence ATGAGTTCAAGAAGAAACTTTATTAAAAAATCTGTTGTTGCTGGTGCAGGGATAGCAATGGTTCCAAACTTAAGTTTTGGAAATAACAATGTAAATAAACAAGAAAAACTTAAAGTAGGTTTAATAGGAGTTGGTTTAAGAGGTACAAATCACTTAAACAACCTATTACATAGAAACGATGTAGAAGTTACAACAATTTGCGATATCGACCCAAATAGAATTTCTATCGCACTTAAAAGATTTGAGAAATTTGGTAAGAAAAAACCAAAAGTTTTTGGAAAAGGAGAATACGATTATAAAAACCTTTTAGACTCTAAAGATGTTTCCGCTGTTATTATTGCAACTCCTTGGCTTTGGCACGCACGCATGGCAAAAGATAGTATGAAAGCTGGTAAATATACAGGTTTAGAGGTTTCTGCTGCAAATACTATGGAAGAATGTTGGGACTTGGTAAATGTACATGAAGAAACTGGTTCTCATTTAATGATTTTAGAAAACGTAAACTATAGAAGAGACGTTTTAGCCGTATTAAATATGGTAAAACAAAACGTTTTTGGAGAAATGGTTCATTTTAGATGTGGCTACCAGCACGATTTACGTTTCGTAAAACTAAATGATGGAAAATCGGCTTATGGAAAAGGTGTAGAATTTGGAGAAAAAGGAATCTCGGAATCTGCATGGAGAACACAACATTCGTTATTAAGAAATGCAGATGTGTACCCTACCCATGGAGTTGGTCCTATTGCTACAATGATAGATATTAATAGAGGAAACAGGTTTACCTCTATTTCTTCAAATGCATCAAAAGGAATCGGTTTGCATAATTATATCGTTAAAAATGGAGGTAAAGACCACCCAAATGCAAAACTAAAATTCAAACAAGGAGACGTTATTACTTCGACCATAGAAACTGCTTTGGGAGAAACAATTATAGTTACACACGATTGTAATTTGCCAAGACCTTATTCTTTAGGTTTTAGAGTGCAAGGTGCAAATGGTTTGTGGGAAGTAGATGGAAATAGAATGTATATCGAAGGAGAATCTAAACCTCACAGATGGGATGATGCTTCTGATTGGTTAAAAAAATACGACCATCCATTATGGAAAAAATATGGAGAAAAAGCAATGGGTGCTGGTCATGGAGGAATGGACTTTTTTGTAATTAATTCTTTCGTAGAATCTGCCAAACAAAATATTGCTCCTCCACTAGATGCTTATGATGCTGCTGCCTGGAGTTCAATTACACCTTTATCTGAATTATCTATAGAAAATAATGGAGAACCACAAGACTTCCCAGATTTTACTAGAGGTAATTGGGTAAAAAGAAAACCTTATAAATGGATTAAAGATACCTATTAA
- a CDS encoding heavy-metal-associated domain-containing protein, with protein MKKVILSLVIVTAMVFTSCKNEGKKETNTNKTEVSKELATTNISFGVRGNCGMCKKTIEKAAKNVEGVATASWNVDRKKIDISFDNSKTNAMEIHKAIAASGYDTEKAKGDLDAYNNLPGCCKYDHSMKMNQ; from the coding sequence ATGAAAAAAGTAATTTTAAGTTTAGTAATAGTTACAGCAATGGTATTTACAAGCTGTAAAAACGAAGGTAAAAAAGAAACAAATACTAATAAAACGGAAGTTTCTAAAGAATTGGCAACAACAAATATTTCTTTTGGTGTTAGAGGAAATTGTGGTATGTGTAAAAAAACGATTGAAAAAGCTGCAAAAAATGTTGAAGGTGTAGCAACAGCAAGTTGGAATGTGGATAGAAAGAAAATCGATATTTCTTTCGACAATAGCAAAACAAATGCAATGGAAATTCATAAAGCAATTGCTGCTTCTGGTTACGATACCGAAAAAGCAAAAGGCGACTTAGATGCTTATAATAATTTACCTGGTTGTTGTAAATATGACCATAGTATGAAAATGAATCAGTAA
- a CDS encoding alkaline phosphatase D family protein — MDRRKYLKTITLGSIIPFMAPSILAKESFSIWPYKKGVNFKSNWHNWNNMKWVGPEYWGNRLQDWILQDKAVVCDITGKNRNLHLLPLQKPKGLIGFTTNVKVEILNDAIKTNPKACIGLRLGAKGPYNDYRSAAVFGKGLDIGFNGKGDLKVGKQVIETLLTEIPNSFHLIVEAIPQQTNYLLKISAINPNNNQFILKEEKVTLEDKKLIGNFSLIADVPGKVSKDKAAKPSAKFSNWSITSEELKFEKNHFFGPINFAQYTLNKNKLKLTAQFSPVEEIKGHRVLLQFKINKNWETLATKKIESSGRAVNFAIENWQHTTAIPYRVLLKIPLKNMVETYNFKGTIAAEPIYKNNVKAAVFSCNAHYGFPDADVYKSVSKLTPDLALFLGDQFYEGTGGFGAQYTGDFDKTCLDYLRKWYMFGWSYREIFRHIPCAIIPDDHDVYHGNVWGESGKKADTSRGLGAYAQDSGGYKMTADWVNMVQFTQTSHLPDPYDATPLKQNIAVYYSNWNYGGISFAILEDRKFKSAPKNVLPKEANIYNGWILNENFDIKKYKHLGGELLGKRQEAFLEEWVNDWSNTSELKVVLSQTNFATVATLPKGSKTGDVIPSLKIPSTGEYIKGDKPTVDMDSNGWPAAKRDLAISIIRKGFAFHIAGDQHLASYIQYGLKEHGDSGHAFAGPALNNLWPRRFWPDVDSANHTIENPAYVGNHLDGFGNKMTVKAVANPQNSNKKPKILHTRAVGFGLVTFNKKTRDIKTACWPRFVDPTEENTQYPGWPITINQQENYGRKAVAYLPKITVKNLKKPVVKIINQKNKETEYSLRLNTASFTPKVFDKNAIYTVKVGEPDTNTWQSKSDISVNDDILKFRF; from the coding sequence ATGGATAGAAGAAAATATTTAAAAACAATTACATTAGGAAGCATTATTCCTTTTATGGCTCCTTCCATTTTAGCTAAAGAATCTTTTTCAATTTGGCCTTATAAAAAAGGAGTAAACTTTAAATCTAATTGGCATAATTGGAACAATATGAAATGGGTTGGTCCAGAATATTGGGGAAATCGCCTACAAGATTGGATCTTACAAGACAAGGCTGTAGTATGTGATATTACAGGAAAAAACAGAAATTTACATTTGTTACCGCTTCAAAAACCAAAGGGCTTAATTGGTTTTACAACAAATGTTAAGGTAGAAATTTTAAATGATGCCATTAAAACAAACCCGAAAGCTTGTATTGGTTTACGTTTAGGTGCAAAAGGACCTTATAACGATTACAGGTCTGCAGCTGTATTTGGCAAAGGTTTAGATATCGGTTTCAATGGAAAAGGAGATTTAAAAGTAGGCAAACAAGTTATTGAAACTTTATTAACAGAGATCCCGAATTCTTTTCATTTAATTGTTGAAGCCATTCCACAACAAACCAATTATCTTTTAAAAATTTCTGCAATTAACCCAAATAACAATCAGTTTATTTTAAAAGAAGAAAAAGTTACTTTAGAAGATAAAAAATTGATAGGAAACTTCTCTTTAATTGCAGATGTTCCTGGAAAAGTAAGTAAAGATAAAGCCGCTAAACCATCTGCAAAATTTTCTAATTGGTCTATTACTTCAGAAGAATTAAAGTTCGAAAAGAATCATTTTTTTGGTCCTATAAATTTTGCCCAATACACACTTAACAAAAACAAATTAAAATTAACTGCACAATTTTCTCCTGTCGAAGAAATTAAGGGACATAGAGTATTGCTTCAATTTAAAATAAATAAAAATTGGGAAACACTTGCCACAAAAAAAATAGAAAGCTCAGGTAGAGCTGTTAATTTTGCTATAGAAAACTGGCAACATACAACAGCAATTCCCTATAGAGTTTTATTAAAAATTCCTTTAAAAAATATGGTAGAGACTTACAATTTTAAAGGAACAATTGCTGCAGAACCCATATATAAAAATAATGTTAAAGCTGCTGTTTTTAGTTGCAATGCACATTATGGTTTTCCTGATGCAGATGTGTATAAATCGGTCTCTAAATTAACACCAGACTTGGCGCTGTTTTTAGGAGACCAATTTTATGAAGGAACAGGTGGTTTTGGAGCACAATATACAGGCGATTTCGATAAAACTTGTTTAGATTATCTAAGAAAATGGTATATGTTTGGCTGGTCTTATCGCGAAATTTTTAGACATATACCTTGTGCTATTATTCCAGACGATCATGACGTTTATCATGGAAATGTTTGGGGAGAATCTGGTAAAAAGGCAGACACTTCTCGTGGGTTAGGTGCTTATGCTCAAGACAGTGGTGGCTATAAAATGACTGCAGATTGGGTAAATATGGTACAATTTACACAAACCAGCCATCTACCAGATCCTTATGATGCAACTCCATTAAAACAAAATATTGCTGTGTATTATTCGAATTGGAATTATGGTGGAATTAGCTTTGCTATTTTGGAAGATCGTAAATTTAAATCGGCACCAAAAAACGTGTTACCAAAAGAAGCCAATATTTACAATGGTTGGATTTTAAATGAAAATTTCGACATAAAGAAATACAAACATTTAGGTGGCGAGTTATTAGGGAAAAGACAAGAAGCATTTTTAGAAGAATGGGTAAACGATTGGTCTAATACTTCTGAATTAAAAGTTGTTTTATCTCAAACAAATTTCGCAACTGTTGCAACGCTTCCAAAAGGTTCTAAAACCGGAGATGTAATACCCTCTTTAAAAATTCCTAGTACTGGAGAATATATTAAAGGCGACAAACCTACTGTAGATATGGATTCTAATGGCTGGCCAGCAGCAAAAAGAGATTTGGCAATTTCTATAATTCGTAAAGGTTTTGCATTTCATATTGCTGGCGACCAACATTTGGCATCTTACATACAATATGGTTTAAAAGAACATGGAGATTCTGGACACGCATTTGCTGGTCCTGCTTTAAATAATTTATGGCCTCGTCGTTTTTGGCCAGATGTAGATAGCGCAAATCATACTATAGAAAACCCTGCTTATGTTGGCAACCATTTAGATGGTTTTGGAAATAAAATGACTGTAAAAGCCGTTGCAAATCCGCAAAACTCGAACAAAAAACCAAAAATTTTGCATACAAGAGCTGTAGGTTTTGGTTTGGTTACTTTTAATAAAAAAACAAGGGATATTAAAACAGCATGTTGGCCACGTTTTGTAGATCCTACAGAAGAGAATACACAATATCCTGGATGGCCAATTACAATTAATCAACAAGAAAATTATGGTAGAAAAGCGGTTGCTTACTTACCAAAAATTACAGTAAAAAATTTAAAGAAACCTGTTGTTAAAATTATCAATCAAAAAAACAAAGAAACTGAATATTCTTTGCGTTTAAATACAGCCTCATTTACTCCAAAAGTGTTTGATAAGAATGCGATTTATACAGTTAAAGTGGGAGAACCAGATACCAATACTTGGCAAAGTAAAAGCGACATTTCTGTAAATGATGATATTTTAAAGTTTAGGTTTTAA
- a CDS encoding heavy metal translocating P-type ATPase, protein MKYTYKITGMTSNGCRSHVEKNLSKVKGVTKASVDLEKAEATIEMESHIKLEAFQEALENDGHRYSIFILNNDKMKHTYHIHGMTCNGCRGHVEKILSQVTGVSKATVDLEKAAATIEMESHIKLEAFQEALKKDGGRYSIHKHGDHQHIKEVKRAPKKGTGTGTFYCPMHCEGEKTYNKPGDCPVCGMDLVEEVNLSITNSEQWTCPMHPEVVKDEEGSCPICGMDLVPLEADISAEEKTYKKLSKKFWIAVAFTLPIFLIAMSEMLSNNPLYDILEQKNWNWVQFVLSIPVVFYATWMFFERAYKSIKTWNLNMFTLIGIGAGVSWVFSVFGMLFPDVFPDQFKTEFGAVHVYFEAATVILTLVLMGQLLEARAHSKTNSAVKELLKLAPNKATKIVNGEEVEVSIDKIELDDILKVKPGDKIPVDGKITEGSTTVDESMITGEPIPVNKAEGDKVSSGTINGNQSFLMKAQKVGSDTLLSQIIHMVNDASRSRAPIQKLADTVSGYFVPVVVLISLITFIIWAVWGPEPAYVYALVNAIAVLIIACPCALGLATPMSVMVGVGKGAQNGVLIKNAEALEKMNKVNTLIVDKTGTITEGKPTVEKIGSFTSNYTEKEVLNYIISLNTNSEHPLAEATVKYGKEQNANILKSTSFSAVTGKGVEAIINDKKISLGNPKMMEYAKAKISSKMEEKAVSFQKQGKTVSYLSIDKNVVGYVVIGDKIKETSAKSIKELQKMGIAVIMLTGDNYNTAKAVATELNLEDFKASMLPKDKLKAVEELQEKGQVVAMAGDGINDAPALAKSNVGIAMGTGTDVAIESAMITLVKGDLHGIVKARNLSNGVMKNIKQNLFFALIYNTLGVPIAAGVLFPFFGILLSPMIAALAMSFSSVSVIANALRLRTTKI, encoded by the coding sequence ATGAAATACACATATAAAATAACAGGAATGACTAGCAATGGTTGTAGAAGTCACGTAGAAAAAAATCTTTCAAAAGTTAAAGGTGTTACAAAAGCATCTGTAGATTTAGAAAAAGCAGAAGCAACCATAGAAATGGAATCTCATATTAAATTAGAAGCTTTTCAAGAAGCTTTAGAAAATGATGGTCACAGATATAGTATTTTTATTCTAAATAATGATAAAATGAAACACACATATCATATTCACGGAATGACTTGTAATGGTTGTAGAGGTCACGTAGAAAAAATACTTTCACAAGTTACAGGTGTTTCGAAAGCAACAGTCGATTTAGAGAAAGCAGCAGCAACCATAGAAATGGAATCTCATATTAAATTAGAAGCTTTTCAAGAAGCTTTAAAAAAAGATGGTGGGCGATATAGTATTCACAAACATGGAGATCATCAACACATAAAAGAAGTAAAAAGAGCCCCCAAAAAAGGAACAGGAACAGGTACTTTTTATTGCCCAATGCATTGTGAAGGCGAAAAGACGTATAACAAGCCTGGAGATTGTCCAGTTTGTGGAATGGATTTAGTTGAAGAAGTTAATCTGTCAATTACAAATTCAGAGCAATGGACGTGCCCAATGCATCCAGAAGTTGTAAAAGATGAAGAAGGCTCTTGCCCTATTTGTGGTATGGATTTAGTACCACTGGAAGCAGATATTTCTGCAGAAGAAAAAACATATAAAAAACTCTCTAAAAAGTTTTGGATTGCTGTTGCTTTTACGCTCCCTATTTTCTTAATAGCAATGAGTGAAATGCTAAGTAATAATCCGTTATATGATATTTTAGAACAAAAAAACTGGAATTGGGTTCAATTTGTATTATCAATTCCTGTAGTATTTTATGCGACTTGGATGTTTTTCGAACGTGCCTATAAAAGTATAAAAACTTGGAATTTAAATATGTTTACACTTATAGGTATAGGTGCAGGGGTATCTTGGGTTTTTAGTGTTTTTGGAATGCTTTTTCCCGATGTTTTTCCAGATCAATTTAAAACAGAATTTGGTGCTGTACACGTTTATTTTGAAGCGGCAACTGTAATATTAACACTTGTTTTAATGGGGCAATTATTAGAAGCACGTGCACATAGTAAAACAAATTCCGCAGTAAAAGAACTCTTAAAATTAGCCCCTAATAAAGCAACAAAAATTGTTAACGGAGAAGAAGTTGAAGTATCTATAGATAAAATAGAATTAGATGATATCTTAAAAGTAAAACCAGGAGATAAAATTCCTGTTGATGGAAAAATAACAGAAGGTAGCACTACTGTTGATGAGTCTATGATTACTGGAGAACCAATTCCTGTAAACAAAGCAGAAGGAGATAAAGTAAGTAGTGGAACCATAAATGGGAATCAATCTTTTTTAATGAAAGCCCAAAAAGTAGGTAGCGATACCTTACTATCTCAAATTATTCACATGGTAAACGATGCAAGCAGAAGTCGTGCACCTATTCAGAAATTAGCAGATACTGTTTCTGGCTACTTTGTTCCAGTGGTGGTTTTAATTTCTCTAATTACCTTTATTATTTGGGCAGTTTGGGGGCCAGAACCAGCATACGTTTATGCTTTAGTAAATGCTATTGCAGTTTTAATTATTGCTTGTCCCTGTGCTTTAGGACTGGCAACACCAATGTCTGTAATGGTTGGTGTTGGTAAAGGCGCACAAAATGGAGTGCTCATTAAAAATGCGGAAGCCTTAGAGAAAATGAATAAAGTAAACACCTTAATTGTAGATAAAACAGGAACTATAACAGAAGGAAAACCAACAGTAGAAAAAATAGGTTCTTTTACCAGCAATTATACCGAAAAAGAAGTTTTAAATTACATTATTTCTTTAAATACAAATAGCGAACACCCTTTAGCAGAAGCTACTGTAAAGTATGGAAAAGAACAAAATGCTAATATTTTAAAATCGACCTCTTTTTCTGCTGTTACAGGTAAAGGTGTCGAGGCTATTATAAATGATAAAAAAATATCGTTAGGCAACCCAAAAATGATGGAATATGCAAAAGCTAAAATTTCATCAAAAATGGAAGAAAAAGCAGTTTCATTCCAAAAGCAAGGAAAAACAGTTTCTTATTTATCAATAGACAAAAATGTAGTTGGTTATGTTGTTATTGGAGATAAAATTAAAGAAACCAGTGCAAAATCAATTAAAGAATTACAGAAAATGGGAATTGCTGTAATTATGTTAACAGGAGATAACTACAATACAGCAAAAGCAGTTGCAACAGAATTAAATCTTGAAGATTTTAAAGCAAGTATGTTGCCAAAAGATAAACTCAAAGCCGTAGAAGAATTACAAGAAAAAGGACAGGTTGTTGCAATGGCAGGAGATGGAATTAACGATGCACCAGCCTTAGCAAAAAGTAATGTTGGTATTGCTATGGGAACTGGAACAGATGTTGCTATTGAAAGCGCAATGATTACTTTGGTAAAAGGCGATTTACACGGAATTGTAAAAGCACGAAACTTAAGTAATGGTGTTATGAAAAACATTAAACAGAATTTATTTTTTGCACTTATTTACAACACTTTAGGTGTGCCAATTGCAGCAGGGGTTTTATTTCCTTTTTTCGGAATATTATTATCACCAATGATTGCAGCATTAGCAATGAGTTTTAGTTCTGTGTCTGTAATCGCGAATGCATTAAGATTAAGAACTACTAAAATTTAA
- a CDS encoding arylsulfatase: protein MFLSLRKIFILATLIITSSCKTTTNDSSNNSKTKPNIIYILADDLGYGELGIYGQEKIETPNIDALAKNGMLFTQHYSGAPVCAPARYMLLTGQHAGHSYIRGNDEWNERGDVWNYKKVVKDSTLEGQRPIPNTTILFPKLLKKQGYKTGIIGKWGLGAPQTDAIPTKMGFDYFFGYNCQRQAHTYYPVHLYENEHKYHLKNDTIAPGKKLAKGAAINNSESYKDYTLNEYTPDLMYDKMIHFISNNKQNPFFFYWATPIPHNPIQAPKRWVDYYVKKFGKEKPYLGQRGYYPHQNPRAGYAAMISYLDENVGKLIQYLKDQGIYENTLIMFSSDNGVTYSGGTDGEFFNSSGQFGEKYGKGKGFVYEGGIRVPMIVSWPNKIKPNTKTKLISSQYDILATLSDITGFEPPKNDGISFLPTLLGENKQKEHEFLYWEFPEYGGQVAIRMGDWKVVRQHLKDKKEPTLELYNLAKDPTESNNVADENPEILQKAAKIFKREHTDAHSNNFRIPLIEKGLLVK from the coding sequence ATGTTTTTATCACTAAGAAAAATATTTATACTAGCAACTCTAATAATTACATCTTCTTGTAAAACAACTACAAACGATTCTTCAAATAATAGTAAAACAAAGCCTAATATTATATACATTCTTGCAGATGATTTAGGGTATGGTGAGTTAGGGATTTATGGTCAAGAAAAAATTGAAACTCCCAATATAGATGCACTTGCAAAAAACGGAATGTTATTTACCCAGCATTATTCTGGAGCACCTGTTTGTGCTCCTGCTAGATATATGTTGCTAACAGGACAACATGCAGGGCATTCTTACATAAGAGGAAATGACGAGTGGAACGAACGAGGAGATGTTTGGAACTATAAAAAAGTAGTAAAAGACTCTACTTTAGAAGGGCAAAGACCCATACCAAACACAACAATTTTATTTCCTAAATTATTAAAAAAACAAGGGTATAAAACAGGAATAATTGGTAAGTGGGGTTTAGGTGCTCCTCAAACAGATGCAATTCCAACAAAAATGGGGTTCGATTATTTCTTTGGGTACAATTGCCAAAGACAAGCACATACTTATTACCCTGTTCATTTATATGAAAACGAACACAAATATCATTTAAAAAATGATACAATAGCACCAGGTAAAAAATTAGCAAAAGGAGCAGCTATTAACAATTCAGAAAGTTATAAAGATTATACTTTAAATGAGTACACACCAGATTTGATGTACGATAAAATGATACATTTTATTTCTAACAATAAACAAAACCCTTTCTTTTTTTACTGGGCTACTCCAATACCTCATAATCCAATTCAAGCTCCAAAAAGATGGGTCGATTATTATGTTAAAAAGTTTGGAAAAGAGAAACCTTATTTAGGGCAAAGAGGTTATTATCCTCACCAAAACCCAAGAGCTGGTTACGCTGCTATGATTTCCTATTTAGATGAGAATGTTGGGAAATTAATTCAATATTTAAAAGATCAAGGAATTTACGAAAATACTTTAATTATGTTTTCTTCAGACAATGGAGTAACTTATTCTGGAGGAACAGATGGAGAATTTTTTAATAGTTCTGGGCAATTTGGCGAAAAATACGGAAAAGGAAAAGGTTTTGTTTACGAAGGTGGTATTCGAGTACCTATGATTGTAAGCTGGCCAAATAAAATAAAACCAAATACAAAAACAAAACTTATATCTTCTCAGTACGATATTTTAGCAACATTATCGGATATTACTGGTTTCGAACCACCAAAAAACGATGGAATTAGCTTCTTACCTACTCTATTGGGAGAAAATAAACAAAAAGAACACGAGTTTTTATATTGGGAATTCCCAGAATATGGTGGGCAAGTTGCCATAAGAATGGGAGATTGGAAAGTGGTAAGACAGCATTTAAAAGATAAAAAAGAACCAACATTAGAATTGTATAATCTTGCAAAAGACCCTACTGAATCTAATAATGTAGCTGATGAAAATCCTGAAATTTTGCAAAAGGCAGCAAAAATTTTTAAAAGAGAACATACAGATGCGCATTCAAATAATTTTAGAATTCCTTTAATTGAAAAAGGATTATTAGTTAAATAA
- a CDS encoding efflux RND transporter periplasmic adaptor subunit: MKNKNIVIYLGILAFGLLLGYFFFGSSSNNSTTTHNHEKSSKADQMWTCSMHPQIMQPEPGDCPICGMDLIPAESSADGLMADQFKLTENAMALANIKTSIVGGGKIENNAIKLSGKIVENENLNTVQVSHFAGRIEKLLVASTGEKIRKGQLLATIYSPELFASQQELITASSIKESQLELYKAVRRKLKIKKLTDAQINLIENSGKPIQNFPIYATQTGTVTEKMVEEGDHVALGEALFKVSNLSVLWANFDVYENQIHLFKKGQEISITTNTNKKITAKVDFIDPVLDTKTRTVKLRVVLNNRNNELKPGMFVEGKTKGINSNNEETVTVPSSAVLWTGKRSVVYKKTSANESVFEMQEVTLGNRIGEFYEVLEGLKNGDEIVTNGTFTVDAAAQLQGKKSMMNKKDGKVTAGHENHNGMANNFTKKERVKVSKEFQNQLKNVFNEYIKLKDALVQEDTNKAISASKIILENIAKVDMKQLKQNKTHNNWMSLEKEIKEATTLISKTSKIKEQRNHFKDLSIKLINTIQIFGIDEKVYVEFCPMANNNRGAYWLSKEEKIINPYYGDKMLTCGEVKQVIE, translated from the coding sequence ATGAAAAATAAAAATATAGTAATCTATTTAGGAATTCTTGCTTTTGGTTTATTATTAGGATATTTCTTCTTCGGAAGTTCTTCTAATAATTCGACAACAACTCACAATCATGAGAAATCCTCTAAAGCGGATCAAATGTGGACCTGCTCCATGCATCCACAAATTATGCAACCAGAACCTGGCGATTGCCCTATTTGTGGAATGGATTTAATTCCTGCAGAAAGTAGTGCAGACGGTTTAATGGCAGACCAATTTAAGCTCACAGAAAATGCGATGGCTTTAGCTAACATTAAAACGTCTATTGTTGGAGGAGGTAAAATAGAAAATAATGCTATTAAATTATCTGGTAAAATTGTAGAAAATGAAAACTTAAATACAGTTCAAGTGTCTCATTTTGCAGGTAGAATAGAAAAATTATTGGTTGCTTCAACTGGAGAGAAAATTAGAAAAGGGCAATTATTGGCAACTATTTATTCTCCAGAATTATTTGCTTCTCAACAAGAGTTAATTACAGCATCATCTATAAAAGAATCGCAACTAGAATTATATAAAGCAGTTCGAAGAAAGCTAAAAATTAAAAAACTAACAGATGCACAAATAAATTTAATAGAAAACTCTGGTAAACCAATTCAAAACTTTCCAATTTATGCAACACAAACAGGAACAGTTACAGAAAAAATGGTAGAAGAAGGAGACCATGTTGCATTAGGAGAAGCATTATTTAAAGTTTCGAATCTTTCTGTTCTTTGGGCAAATTTCGATGTTTATGAGAATCAAATTCATCTATTTAAAAAAGGACAAGAAATTTCTATAACCACAAATACCAATAAAAAAATTACGGCAAAAGTAGATTTTATAGATCCTGTTTTAGATACGAAAACAAGAACTGTAAAATTAAGAGTTGTGCTTAATAATAGAAATAACGAATTGAAGCCAGGAATGTTTGTCGAAGGAAAAACTAAAGGAATTAATTCTAATAACGAAGAAACAGTAACTGTTCCATCATCTGCAGTTTTGTGGACAGGAAAACGTTCTGTAGTTTATAAAAAAACAAGTGCGAATGAATCTGTTTTTGAAATGCAAGAAGTTACATTAGGCAATAGAATTGGAGAGTTTTACGAAGTTTTAGAAGGCCTAAAAAATGGTGATGAAATTGTAACAAATGGAACCTTTACTGTAGATGCAGCTGCTCAATTGCAAGGAAAAAAATCCATGATGAATAAAAAAGATGGAAAAGTTACGGCTGGTCACGAAAATCATAATGGAATGGCAAACAACTTCACTAAAAAAGAAAGAGTAAAAGTATCTAAAGAATTTCAAAATCAATTGAAAAATGTTTTTAATGAATATATAAAGCTAAAAGATGCTTTGGTTCAGGAAGATACTAATAAAGCTATATCTGCATCAAAAATAATATTGGAAAATATAGCTAAAGTTGATATGAAACAGCTTAAACAAAACAAAACTCATAATAATTGGATGTCTTTAGAAAAAGAAATAAAAGAAGCTACAACTTTAATTTCTAAAACCTCAAAAATTAAAGAACAAAGAAACCATTTTAAAGATCTTTCAATAAAATTAATTAATACTATTCAAATATTCGGCATCGACGAAAAAGTATATGTAGAATTTTGCCCTATGGCAAATAACAATAGAGGCGCTTATTGGTTAAGTAAAGAAGAAAAAATAATTAACCCTTATTATGGAGATAAAATGTTAACCTGTGGAGAAGTAAAACAAGTAATAGAATAA